The following nucleotide sequence is from Salvia splendens isolate huo1 chromosome 2, SspV2, whole genome shotgun sequence.
CACTACACTTGAAATAGCTTCTACAAACAGTGATTCTGATAGTAGTGGATTTTGATTAATATGGCAATAAAATGTTACACAATTTCTAATTTGAAATCGATACATAATACATATGACAAACTTACTACTATAAACTTAACTTCCTCTGTTAATATTGTTGTAATAATCAGAATGGTACGCACCTCGACGGGCAGCTAAAACTTATCTCACAAGACTCGTCCACGTATACCGTGTAATTATGCGCGGGCCGGGCGAGGAACTCTGGCAAGTGAACCAACAGGCTACAAATGCAGATGTTGTCGACTTGTTTCAACCACCTACAGCAATCCGCTTCCGCACTTGTTTCTTTGTGCATGTGGTGCCTGTGGCCGTGGTTGTGGTGCCCGCCATGGCGGTGGAGGGGGTGATCTCCCTCCGTGGGGATGGGTGCTGGTGGGGCAGGAGGGGTTGGTGGAGGGAGTGGTGTGTAGGGCAGCCCTGAACACGCGCC
It contains:
- the LOC121770213 gene encoding uncharacterized protein LOC121770213 isoform X1; this encodes MNWDLFSIDQHLLKIYQDPDHMDRSIALHSLAALLLLVLYPKAECQWLHHHPLPPSHRPPLCAEQFALANGACSGLPYTPLPPPTPPAPPAPIPTEGDHPLHRHGGHHNHGHRHHMHKETSAEADCCRWLKQVDNICICSLLVHLPEFLARPAHNYTVYVDESCEISFSCPSRCVPF
- the LOC121770213 gene encoding uncharacterized protein LOC121770213 isoform X2, with the protein product MVARHEFDILEHIVGEFEKLYEYSPLLGWLRICCYCCQMLNKIYQDPDHMDRSIALHSLAALLLLVLYPKAECQWLHHHPLPPSHRPPLCAEQFALANGACSGLPYTPLPPPTPPAPPAPIPTEGDHPLHRHGGHHNHGHRHHMHKETSAEADCCRWLKQVDNICICSLLVHLPEFLARPAHNYTVYVDESCEISFSCPSRCVPF
- the LOC121770213 gene encoding uncharacterized protein LOC121770213 isoform X3, translated to MQNECYNSLKLVSCCCFIVDTLYLKKHLNQEHIYQDPDHMDRSIALHSLAALLLLVLYPKAECQWLHHHPLPPSHRPPLCAEQFALANGACSGLPYTPLPPPTPPAPPAPIPTEGDHPLHRHGGHHNHGHRHHMHKETSAEADCCRWLKQVDNICICSLLVHLPEFLARPAHNYTVYVDESCEISFSCPSRCVPF